Genomic DNA from Felis catus isolate Fca126 chromosome E3, F.catus_Fca126_mat1.0, whole genome shotgun sequence:
CAGGCAGTGGGAAGGCCCCACTGCCCCCGGGAAAGTGGTCAGGatgagggtggggctggggccaaGGAGAGGGAGCGAGGAGTCCCTGGGATGTGACAGCCAGCCATCCCATGGATGGATGAGAACTCCGCCTTTACCTCTCCCTGTATTATGTGCTGTAAAAACCTACAAGACACGTCTGTTCCTGACCCTCCCAGGCTCTTGGGAGTTTAAAGGATGTGCCCCAAACCACAGGCTGGTTAAAGGCTTCGGGATCCGTGGGTCCTGCTGGAAAGGCCACTTCTGAAGGGAGGTGTCCAGAATGAGCACCCAGGTGGGCACTCAGGGATCTTGAGGCGCTGGGGCAATTGGGGAAGGTTCCAGGGAGGTCGAAGATCTTTTATTCAACTGACTGGCTCTCCCTTGGGCTCAGAGCACAGATAAATAACAACACAATGTGGGGCAGGGATGAAGGAATGTTAAGGTTTGTGAAAACAATGAGGAGCCATTGAAGTTAGTCTGAGGTAATGAGAGGAAAGCAGTTTCCAAAGACAAACTCCTGAGCCAGCTAAGGTGATGGCCTGTGTGGTCAGCTGGAGGATTTCTGGTGCCAAGCGGCGAAAGGATAGCCGGAGAGGGCCCCCGGATGACCACTGGGCACAAGCAAGAGAACACTCACCTGTAGGGACAGGACACACCCTGGGCAAGGCGGTCCTGTATGAAGAACATTCCAAATGAAGGCAGGATAGCACAGTgcagtgcttcccaaactttgGTATCCGAATCAGCTGGGAGCTAATAAAGAACGCAGAGGCCCAGGCCTGGTGAAGCAGGATAGGACCTGGGCCTTTGTTGTTATATCCCAGCCTCCGGTGATTCTGACACCTGCCGCAGCTTGAGAACCTTTCAGAACATGAGCTCTGGACCCAGACTccgtgggtttgaatcccagctcggCCATGTGTCTCCTCAGCGATTCTGGCAATGCTATAGATCACTGTTTGTGATCTGGAACTTCGAACAGTACCTATCTCAGAACTgctgggagggaggaatgagTTGTTAGCAGCACAGCCACTGGAACGGTGTCAGGACCATAAGATGTACTCTGGGAATGGTAGTCACTATTCTCCAACCTGTGTCATCTGTGGCAGAAAGCTGCCATTAGAGAGGAAAATTAAAGGAATTGCAGGGTGAGAGAGGATATTCCGTACATTTAACTGagatttttacaaaaacagaaaaccctaCTCAGCTAGCATATGTGACCAGCCAGTGAGCAGCTTGAGACGTCTGAGTGAGAAGCTGAGCGCCCAGGTTACCATGACAGCAGCCAACAACAGGAGGAGGAAAAGCTCTCTCAGTTTATTAGAGAAAGCTGGGGTGCTCAGCTCCCCACATGGCTTCCTTCCTGTTGGCTCGATCCTGGGACGTGATGGAGGAATGATCGAGGTGGAAGAGGCTCCCACACGGGTACCTCGCCTGCAGCTGCTCTCTGGGATACTTGGAAGAACTTAAAGGGGAGACTGGAGAGCCAGTCATCAGGCCACAGGTACCTGTTAAGAAAATATACAGGGTTGCTTCCACATATCCAGAACTTCTAGAAGTACTGAGACATACTCGGCTGAACCCCCTGGGAACACACAATAAACCCATCTCCTTTCTGATGGGTTAAGGAGAGCTTAGGTGGGTGAACTTGAAACCGTAGGCAAAAAACCAAGCGTGGGTAACAGCGTTAGGTGTGGGCGAAGAGGATGCCTTCTGGGGAACCTGTCGTGGCCTCCTCCTGCTGTGCCCCTGCCCACGGGGCACAGGTTTGTGGGGCCAGGGAAACGTAGACACCCAGCGCTTGTGTCCTCACTTCACGCATCAGATGACAGTTGAGGTTAGACCTTAGACCTTGGAATCCCTGTCCAAAGTGACCCAAGCCTGCTTCTGATGCCTACAGGAGCCTCTCTCCAGGTCCATTTTCACAAAGGCAGTGCTGCCCCATTGTGCACACCCTAGGGCCCAAGTCCTGGGTGGCCAAGGGATGGTGGTGTGCAGCGACAGGGCACTTGGGAGGCGTGTGCTGGGGTTCCCTCGCAATGTGGCAAAGAACcaggtgggaagaggagaggccTGGACCACTGGATGGCCAGCTGTGACCCCACACTGTGGCAGAGACTGGACTCTGAGAACTCCAAATTCAAACTTAGCCTTCCAGAATGTTACGTCAAGGTAGGAGGGTGGAACAGATTTGGGCTCAGCTTGATTTACAACTTTTAAACATTAAGACCTGGCATGTGGGTCTCCATTTGCATTCTTGCCTCTGACTTCATAAATGTTGGGGGGGTGCGCCTGATGGCTAAAGACACGTACTTTAGTACCAGATAGGCCGAAACTGAAACATCTGAGTGTGCCATTTATCATGTGCCTCGGGCAATTTACTTCAACACTCTAATAATACTGATGCTAAGGCTCGTTCGGTTCCAAGGAGTATCCCAATTCAAATGGACTTGTAAGTAAGGGATTTGTTGGTTCCTACAACTGACAAGTCCAGTAGTAGAAACCTCAGGTGTGTCTGGATCCGGCAATCTCACCAGCAACCTCAGCACATGGTCTCCACATCTTTGGCCCTGCTTTCCCGTGCTAGCTTCCTTCTTGGGCAGGACTATGCACATGGTCATAAGCTTACATCCTACTTACAAAGCAATCCCTGCAGAAAATGAAAGGTATCACTTTTCTAAAGATCTGGCAAAATCCAGGGATCTGATGATTGGTTATATGCCCACCATAGAGAGTCTGTGTCTATCCCCTACAAATCATGTGGATTAAGAGTCAGGGAAGTCGTTTTCACCAAATAAAAACTAAGATGCGGTTACCAGGAGAATAACTGTGGCAAAAATGAGTGGTTTGATGGGGGAATAAATGCTTGGCGCTCAACGTGAGCCACTACTGATGTGATGGAGGAAAGGCAAATAGACTCAAACCTAGGCATGAATACAGAACGAAAGCAAGTGGAAACCGTGTTCGTTTTCCAACTGCCCCGAATTCTGGAATGAGTTGGCAGCTTGAAGAAATGAAGCCTTGGAAGTGCACTCACAATCTCAGAAGACACACTACGGTCGTATGTATGAATCACGCTTTCGGCTGCTGTGGCTGATTCTGCAAACACCAACCTGTGCCCGTCAGTGCGCCTCAGCCTCAAAACTTGGGTATGACACCAAGCCTTGTTCGCCAAGAAGACTGTTACTGGAATTGTGTAGAGAAGCACATGAATCCCCAAATTATTAAGTTTCTAGATACGCGGCCAATTTGGGGCAACGTTCAGTCTAACGCTGAGATGACCTACTATCACTGAGGACTCATCACGACAGTGTCTGCTTTCTACTCGCCTCCTGTCATCTCCAGCTACAGAACAATCTTAAATATTGAGGATCCTTCTTACCTTGATAGAAATTGACCAAGACTATTCATAGATCTCTAAATGTGCACTTTTGTGGTttacactttttttctatttttgatgaTTGATAAAAATAGgctatatacattttaaatatttccccagttttttattttgaaaaattgcaAACCCACAGAAGTTCAAATAGTACTAAAATATTAACGCcgccttcacacacacacacatttttgatCAAAAAAACCCACGGCGGCCTCTGCTCTATGTTAATATCCAGATACCTTCTCCATGCTTACGAGAGAAGCAGCCTCATGTTTAGTGAGAGGAGCAGTGTCCTCAGGAAGCCTCAGTGTTCTTTTTTGTAGGACTTCACTGATCGCATTAGAAACTCACAGCCCTGCAAGGCCCTTTGCACAggatttattcccattttacagatgaggaaacaaactcAGACAGGCCAAGTGATCTATCTGCTCAAGGTTTGTCAGTAAGTGACCCAGACGAACCTGGAACCAAAGACTTCTGACTTCAGTAACTCAACATATTCGGGTCACTTCTCTCCTGGATATACAGTGAGAGTAAAGCCGGAGCCAAACAGATATGCAAAGAAGTGTTTTAGCTACATTCTTCTGACCGTCTGAAAGCAAATATTCACTAGGACCCATGTGCACAGCATTATCAATGAGAAGTCTTATCAGGAGCAAAAAACTGCAATGGAAATGGAGAGCAGAAGGGTGCACACAGAGGGTATAGAAATATCTGTTAACCGCCCCCAATTCGACTTCAGTATTTACCGAGCGCTTACTCTGTTCCTGGTATTGTGCTTGGGATACCGAGCAAACAAGATAGACAAAGATTCTGCCCTTGTGGAGCTCACATGCCCGTGGGCTAATGAACAATCCAGAAGCTGCCAATGAGAGATTGGTGGGCTGCATCTGGCCCACATTAGTATTTTGTCTGGTCCAcagtttcatttttgtctttttataataAGTCGCCAACTTCCAGCTTCTCTGAAACAGGCAACTTCTGTGGGATTCCCGAATAAGAAGTAGCAGCCCCTCCGCCGCCAGGACACGTGTCTTCTGGAGATCACTTCAGTTCCCAGGATCTCCCACTGTCTTACACCCAGGCAACTGTGGCCCAACTCATGCATTTGCGTTTCCTACGCGACATCCTAAAGCATTTAAGCTGAAACCCCTGAAGCAAACAAATATTCAAAGGAGATCATTTCAGATCAGATAAAGtcatacaaaagaaataaaatgagctaACGTGACAGGAGTGACAGGATTGGTGGAAAGGGCTACTTCAGACTGGGTGGCCAGGGAGGGTCTCTCCGAAGCGTAACTGAAACAGAGAACTGCATTACCAACAGGAAAAATGCTTcgaagcagagggaacagcacggGCACAGGTTCCACTTGGGGCAGGAAATAACTTGGCCTGGTCAAGTGACAGCAGCAAGTTTGGGGTGGTTGGGAGAGGGGTAAGAGGttcacagaggaaggaagaagccagATTACACAGGACCTTAAAGGCCATGATGAGAATCTTGGATTTTATTCCAGGTGCGATAGGAAGCCTTTGGAAGGCTTTTGCTTGGGAACAATGTGATCTGGTTTCAAAGATCATTCTGGGATGCAGGGAAGTGATGTGAACGAGGCaagagaagaagcagggagaccaaCAAGAAAGCTGGATTATCGTAGTCCAGCAGGTGACAGTGGCTAGAACCAGGATGGTTAacagaaaagatggagaaaagcaGATTCAGGATACAATCTGGAGTAGAACCAAAAGAATTTCCTGATGGAGTGGATGGCAATAGCGCCAGTGGGCCGGAAGGATTAACGAAAAGGGAGTAACGAGAGAGAACTCCAAGGTTGTGCCTTGTTCAAAGGGATGTCTAGGGGAGGCCCCCATCGCAGGGACCGAGGGCAAGACGGGGATTGGATAAATTTTGCCAAGACGCAAGTCATCCTAGAGcctcatttcccttctcccacaccCCAGCATTCTCAAATCCAAAAAGCTGAACTTGTAAATGCCTCACCTCTTACCAACTCTATCCCTGCAACTTCAGACCCACCGCCTCCGTCTGGATCCAATTCTGTCTCTTGCCGGGACTTTCCCAACAGCCTTCTACAGCTATGAATTAACTAGCAAAAAGCACTTACTACCCACGCGTACCTCTCTCCCACTGGCCATCCTCGATGGCAGAGATGACACCCTATTCGTATTCATCCCCGGTGCTAGTGCTGTGCTGGGCCCACAGTGGGCACTCAAATATTTGATGAACTGAAAAGAGGTCTCCTCAGATAGAATACAACCTCCTTGCAGAGAGGAGTCCTATCTTGGAATTCTAGCATTCCTCTACACAACTTAAAGAACCAGCTGCCAAATGTATAATCAAGTTCCAGAAACTTCGCCTTCCCAAGGGacgggtttctttctttttcatttagtttcAAAGTATTGAGTCCCATATTTACCTGGTAGTTAAGAAACGAGATTGGCCAACAGACAACGTATATTATTACTCTTTTCCACTTTTCTTCCAAATCTAGGGACTTTATATGTGCATACGTTAACGACATCTTTGTAAGGAGGCCAAGAGAGAGGATTATTCTccattttacaagaaaaaaaactgaggcacCAAATGAAACCCCTAAATTCCTTTTTGATGGAATTCGGAGCTTCGCCTGGATTAAGACTGGTCCTTCCCTGACACGATCCCACAGTTCTGTAATTGGAGGGTATCCCAGGCTCCCACCCCTGCAAAACTGCTGGTGAGTACTCAGGGATTCCCTGGGTTTTGCCTCCACAACTGCAAACTCCTTTGGGTACCAGGGTGTGTTGCCCCAAGGTCAAAGGCCATGTCCTCTCTCTCCAACTGTCCATTTCCCTCAGCACCTGGTGAAGATAGATTCCATCCCTTGGGcccaggagaaagagaagcacCTTGGTTATTAGACCAGGAAGTCAAGTAAGACCAGGAGTCACAAGTGGCAAGAAGAGAGAGATCAAAATAGGCAAGAAGAGTTTCaatggggaaaaggagagaggagccACCACTAAAAATCCAAATACTCCTTTCAAGAGGCTTCCAGCTGAGGAGTACCTGGGAGGAGGAAGTGGCAGCCGTGGCGCAGGCCAGATCCTTCCTGCCACACCCGCCCAGAGTCATTTCTTCAAGGCGCCCAGGCTTCTCAGAGCCTCCTGGGCCTGGGTCAGCTGCTGCTGCAGCCTCTGGCGGGTGCTCTCGTTGGAGGCCCGCTTCAGGAGGCCCTGCATTTCTTCTACCACCGCCCGATGGCCAGGGGTGTTGTGGAAAAGCCGCACTGCCCGGTCCCCACAGGAGGCCAGAAGCCGGCCAGTGATGTCAAAGGACAAGTCAGTGATACACTCCCCATGGACCTGCTCAAAGCACTCCTCCTTCTCACCCCGCCGGGTGTTGTAGAGATGAATACTGCTGCCACTGGCCAAGGCCAAGACCTGGGCGTCAGGGGAGAGAGCCAGGCGGCACGGCATGGTGCTCGCCTCTTCAAAGCAGCCTGTCCTCAGCAAGTAGGGATCCTGCTGCTTCTTGTACTCCACATCTGTGTCCCACAGTTTCCACGTCCCGTCCTTGGAGACCGAGGCCATCCTGCAGCATGGAAAATCACGGCTCGAGCCCCAATGCACCCTGGAGGGGAGGGCACTGGGACAGCATTAGGGGCTCCAGCTAGGAAGCCAAGTACACGGCTAGGTCTACTTCCTGCTAAGGGCCGGGCACTCTACCCACTTCAGAGCTGCTGCAGAGATAGGCAAAAAAAAGGCCCTGGTTGCCAACAGGGGCTGGGAGCCGCTGGTAAGACATCAGAGAGGATTCACTCACCTGCGGGAGTCATTGGAGAAAGCGAAGAAGTGGACGGCGGCCGAGTGACCCTTCAGTTCAAAGGCTCGCACAACCTCCTGGAAGTCCCCTTTTTTCCCAAAGCAGACTTCCCAAACTTTGACATCCGGGGTGAAGCCACACGAGGCCACAAACCTGTCACACAACCAGATTCCTTTACAACTTCATCTTGAGGGCATTTCATTTCTGCCAACCTGCTAAACCTCATTCCTGAGAAAGTTCATCATCTTCTACCTCAATAACACTGTGCTTTTAAGAATATGACCTCGGTCCATCCTCATGGCCAGGCTAGAGGATACATGGTACCCCCACTGCACGTGATTCCATACGGTCTGCTCCTTCCACTATCTGAAGcgggctctctgctctgctcctggCCATGCCTTCTGCCCATCCCAGATGCCAagtccctccctcctcacctgctACAAGGGGATATAGCAGCATGGGTATTGTTCATCTGGTTAGTGTTGATGGTAGACAGCACATGACCTTTCAGATTCCAGATGAGGATAGTTGTGTCACTGGAAGCAGTCATGATGAACTTCCCTGAGAGGGCAGGAGGGTGACATGAGCCAAGGTCAAGGCCCTGACCACGTGTCATCCTCTACGCAGACACTGACGAAGGTCTCCGCTGTCCCAAGAATCCATGCTCCCCTCCTGGACCAAGGGTCACCACAGACTAGGATTTTGCTGAACGCTGTGGGTCTTACCTGCCTCCCCTGGGGACCTGCTGTGGCTCCCAGGACTCCAGGGGAACCCAGAGCCAGAGTCCCTTTGTCAAAACTAGGGCTGAGCATAACTCTCGGGCAGCATTAACTCATTCGGCCAATAACTGGGGCTGTTCCCTCTAGTCTTAGGTAAGCTCTGTCCTCTGCAAGCCTCTTACCTGTGTCGGCAATGCCGATGTTGATGACGGGTGCCTTGTGCTTTTTGGGAAAGTCCTCTGGGGTGGCCGTGAAGGTATAGCCTCCATCCTCTCGCTTGGTCATCTTGAAGACACGAAGGGTGTCTCCGTTGGCCAGCCAGACGATGAAGGCTCTAGAGACAGGTAGCAGACAAGGCACTCACTTGTTTGGACACGGAGGCCTGTGTGTGCCAGTTCCTATGCTAGGCTCTGAGGAAAATCATAGGCCTTCCTTCGTACCCCAGTCCGGCCCTGCAACTTAACCCCTTGGCTCAAAACCTCTTACTACTCCTCAGAAGGTAGGCCTCTCCCAGCTTTGGCTCTTTCAGTTTCTCTCTAGGGTTTGGAAAACCATGACAGCTCCCAAGACGAATCTGGAGCCAGGCTTTGGTACTTCCCAAGTAGGAACACACCttcccctctctgcttccttgcTGTGTAAAATGCACAGACCTCCAGGGAGCCCCGGGCGGTGCTCAAGCTGTCCAGTTCTCTTTCTGCCACCCCCAGGGAGGCCCGGGGTCCCCCCTCACCATCCCAAGTCAGGTATGGGAAGGACAGAAGCCTGGGCTTCTGCAGGCACAGCTGAGGCTCCATCTTGTCGCACCTGCAGTCAGGGCTGAAGCGCACCAGGGTGGCGTGGTCCAGCTCCACGTTGGCTCTCATGCTGCGGTGCTCCCGCTGCAGGAAGTCCTTGGTGCTCCAGATGCGGACGGTGCGATCATCTGCACAGGTGGCCAGGTACTTGCCATTGCTGCTAAAGTCCATGCAAGATATGTTCCCACTGTGGCTCTAAGGGAAGGGTTGCAGGAAGTATGAACAGGGACCCCTTGGGTAGACGGAGTCTGTTGCCTGGATTAACAGCAAGCTGCTGATAGGGTATGATGAGAGGGGACAGGATGGGGCAGCCCCCACTGATTTTGGTCAGCGGCAGCAGGGTCTGTCGTGTGCACAgaacactaaaaaggagaagtctGTGGGGGTGTGAGTCTTTGTATATGTGTGCTGAGCATGGGTACCCATGTACCTTCAGTGCTGCAGCCAGGAGGCGGTGAGTAAAGTTGTGTTGTTGTGGCTTCTCCTTGCGAACTCGCTGATGCTGTTTCTGCTTCTTGgatctcaaggacttgtcaagtGGAAGTCCATTTGCCTTCTGGCCTGTGAGGAAGGGCCGTGTCATCTAGCCATCCGCTCACTAAGCATTCCTGGCCGCCTATAATTGGCCAGGAATCGAGGGAGCATCAAGAGATGACCAGGCAGGCCCCGGGCTCGAGGAGAGAGAGTGATGGGAGTAAAAAcagggctttggaatcagactggGTTTGGATTGTAGCTCTACCACGAGGGCTCTTGAGGAGACTGCTTGCTGTCCGGCCACATAGCACCTCAATGCAAGTTAGAAAAGGAGCCCTCTCTGCAAGAACAGCTCAGTGGGTACACAGCACAGCCAACAAAGGGCAGATCCTTGGCCACACATCCCTAGGTAGGAAATAATGTGCACAACCAAACCTGGTGGTCCTGggcttgggcaagttatttaattgcTCTGGGCTTGGGTTTCCTTAAAGAGAAGTTGTGAGAAGTGGACAATATATACAAAGAAGAGAAGCAGAGTACCCAAGACGAGTATTAAAGGCTCAGAGGACTCCCAGAAGGAACTCAAGGATGAGAGGTAGTCAGTACCTGTTGAGGGAGT
This window encodes:
- the TBL2 gene encoding transducin beta-like protein 2 isoform X1 — translated: MELPQLPELMGLSLLLGLLALMATAAVARGWLRAEEETSSRTAGQKANGLPLDKSLRSKKQKQHQRVRKEKPQQHNFTHRLLAAALKSHSGNISCMDFSSNGKYLATCADDRTVRIWSTKDFLQREHRSMRANVELDHATLVRFSPDCRAFIVWLANGDTLRVFKMTKREDGGYTFTATPEDFPKKHKAPVINIGIADTGKFIMTASSDTTILIWNLKGHVLSTINTNQMNNTHAAISPCSRFVASCGFTPDVKVWEVCFGKKGDFQEVVRAFELKGHSAAVHFFAFSNDSRRMASVSKDGTWKLWDTDVEYKKQQDPYLLRTGCFEEASTMPCRLALSPDAQVLALASGSSIHLYNTRRGEKEECFEQVHGECITDLSFDITGRLLASCGDRAVRLFHNTPGHRAVVEEMQGLLKRASNESTRQRLQQQLTQAQEALRSLGALKK
- the TBL2 gene encoding transducin beta-like protein 2 isoform X2, coding for MDFSSNGKYLATCADDRTVRIWSTKDFLQREHRSMRANVELDHATLVRFSPDCRAFIVWLANGDTLRVFKMTKREDGGYTFTATPEDFPKKHKAPVINIGIADTGKFIMTASSDTTILIWNLKGHVLSTINTNQMNNTHAAISPCSRFVASCGFTPDVKVWEVCFGKKGDFQEVVRAFELKGHSAAVHFFAFSNDSRRMASVSKDGTWKLWDTDVEYKKQQDPYLLRTGCFEEASTMPCRLALSPDAQVLALASGSSIHLYNTRRGEKEECFEQVHGECITDLSFDITGRLLASCGDRAVRLFHNTPGHRAVVEEMQGLLKRASNESTRQRLQQQLTQAQEALRSLGALKK